GATCGGTGACCGAACGTCGGCCGGGCACCGACCGCCGGGCCGATGCCGCACCACGATGTGGACGATCGCAGCGCTTCCGGGCTGCGACGAGACGAGGGAGCACATACGTGCGCGTCATGCGAAAGGTCCTGCTGCCGGTCGCGGCGGCGGGCCTGATCACCCTGACCGCTCCGGGGGTGGGCCAAGGGGCCACGCCCGGACCGGAGTTGCAGGCTGCGGCGACGGTCGCGGTCACCGCCGCGGACTCGGGCGCGGGGTCCGCGGCGGCCTCGCAGGCCTACTGGACCCCGCAGCGCATGCGGAAGGCGACCCCGCTCGACCTGCTGCCGTCCGGCGCCGCACTCACCGCCACGTCCCCGGCGCCCGCGGTCGCCGGCAGGCCCGCGTCCGTTCCGCCGCAGCCGGCGGAGCGCACGGCGGGCGGCCCGGCGCGGCCGTCGCCGCAGACGGTCTTCGCGTCGTCGGCGGCGGGCCGGGTGTTCTTCCACAACCCCAGGAACGGGGCCGACTACTCCTGCTCGGCGAGTGCGCTGAACAGCCCCTCCCGACAGCTGGTCGTCACCGCCGGCCACTGTGTGCACGGGGGACGCGGCGGCACCTGGATGACCAAGTGGGTGTACGTGCCGGACTACCACAACGGCACGGCCCCCTACGGGGTCTTCGCGGCGAAGTCGTTCCGCGCCTTCCAGGCGTGGATCACGTCGAGCAGCCTCGCCCGCGACGTCGCGATGGTGACCACCTGGCCGAACAACGGCAGGAAGCTGGTCAACGTGACCGGCGGCAACGGCCTCAGCTGGAACGCGAGCCGCACCACGCCCGTGGCCGTGCTCGGCTACCCGAGCAACTACTACCAGGCTCAGGTCCAGATGTACTGCACCGGCTGGACCGGTCCCGAGCGGGGCACCACCCGGGTCCAGATCCACTGCCGCTACGGCCAGGGCGCCAGCGGCGGCCCGTGGCTGCGCTCGTACAACACCAGCAGCCGGCTCGGCTACGTCGACGGGGTGACCAGCACGGTCACCCTGAGCACGGGGTGGGACCAGAGCCCCTACTTCGACACCGCCGTCGCCGCCCTCTACAAGGCGCAGGGTTCGCTGACCTGACGCCCCGCGCGTAGCGGGCAAGATCCTTACCCGCTACGCTTCGCGCGTGTCCCGATCGAAGATCAAGAAGGCCCTCCTGCTCTCCCGCCAGGACGCCGCCTGCAGCGCCGCCGTCGCCATCGCCTTCGGCATCGTCATCGGCATGCCGTGGCAGGACTGGCTCCTGCTGGCCGTCGCCCTGGCGGTCGGAGCGGTCGGCTACAACCTCTGGCTCACCCGCCACCCCCACGTCCAGGCCCGCCGCATCGCCAAACGGACCGCGCGCCGCACCCGCCGCACCGGCGCCCGCTCGCGCTGACCACGCCCACCCCACAGGGGCCCGCCGCTTCAGAGCGGCGGGGCCCCTTCTGAGCACTGACCTGCGGACGGCTCGTCAGGAGGCCGTGCAGGTCAGCGTCGGCGCGGCGTTGGTGCCGCTGTACGTCGCACCGAAGCCGAAGCTGGTGTTGCCGCCGACGGCGATGGCGTTGTTGTAGCTCATGTTGGCCGCCGTCACCGTCGACCCGGACTGGGTGTAGGTGGCGTTCCACATGTTCGAGACCGTCTGGTTGCCGCCGAAGCTCCAGACGACCCGCCAGGTGGTGGTCGGCTTGCTGCCGGTGTTGGTGATCGTGACGTTGGCGTTGAAGCCGCTGCCCCAGTCACTGCTGATGGAGTAGGTCGCGGTGCACCCGGCGCTGCCGCCGGAGGAGGCCGACGTGGTCGCGCTGACCGCCGAGGAGGCCGCCGAGACGTTGCCCGCCGCGTCCTGCGCCGTGACCGTGTAGCTGTAGGCGGTGGACGCCGACAGACCGGTGTCCGTGTAGCTGGTGCCGCTCGTCACCATCGCGACCTTCGTACCGCCCCGGTAGACGTTGTACGCCGTCACGCCCACGTTGTCCGTCGACGCCGTCCAGGACAGGGAGACGCTGCTCGACGTCGTCCCGGTGACGGTCAGAGCGCCGGGAACGCTCGGCGGGGTGGTGTCGCCGCCGGAGGAGGCCGACGTGGTCGCACTGACCGCCGAGGAGGCCACCGAGACGTTGCCCGCCGCGTCCTGCGCCGTGACCGTGTAGCTGTAGGCGGTGGACGCCGACAGACCGGTGTCCGTGTAGCTCGTGCCGCTCGTCACCGTCGCGACCTTCGTACCGCCCCGGTAGACGTTGTACGCCGTCACGCCCACGTTGTCCGTCGACGCCGTCCAGGACAGCGAGACGCTGCTCGACGTGGTCGCGGTGACCTTCAGGCCGCCGGGAACGCTCGGCGGGGTGGTGTCGCCGCCGGAGGAGGCGCCCAGGGTCGGGTAGGCGTTGCCGACCAGCTGCTGGAACTGCGCCGCGAACCACTGCCCGGCGGGGACGTCGTAGCCGGGGATGGCGTCGGTCGGGTAGGTGCCGCCGTTGCCGTCGGTCTGGGTGCCGTTGGGGTCGCAGTGCGGGTCGCCGTGGCTGTGCGTGGCGGTCGGGTAGTCGCCGTCCGACTCGCCCGGAGGCTTGACCCAGATGAAGGCGATGATCGGGTCGCTGCTGCCGTACGGCTGCGCCGTCGGGCGGGCGCCGATGCCGGCTCCGTTGACGTTGCACCAGTCGCCGCGGAACGGGCGCTGGTCGACCTTGTTCGCCGCGACGTACGTGTCGACCGTGGTCGGCGAGGAGTTGAGCGCCGTCGGCCGGGCGGAGCCGCCCCAGCCGTTCCTGGAGGTGTCGATGAGCATGCCCACCGAGCTCGGGAAGCCGGCCGACACCAGGGAGGCGTGCATCGCCTCGTCGTAGGTGTGCTCGTCGAAGTACGGGTTGTACTGGTAGAACTTCGCCGAGTCGAGCGGGTTGCCGCCGACCTGCAGCGTGGAGTTGGGCAGGAACGGCTCGTCGAGCGGAGTGGTGTTGGCGGTGTCGCTGACGAAGCCGTCGACGCTGGAGATGCCGGCCGTCGTCGCCTTGGCGACCTTCGCGAACTCCTGGGCCGCCGGGCCCATGTTGCTGGACCAGCCGAGCCAGCCGGAGTGGCCGATGTCCAGGTAGTTGTAGACGTTCGGTATCGCGTGCAGCTTGTTGAGCGTGTACTCCACGCCCGTCTCGTAGTACGGCGTGGCCGTCTGGCAGGCGGCCTTGCTCTGGTTGGTGACGGCGTTCGGCAGCGAGTCCGGCTCGATGATCGCCGCGATCCTGATGTTGCTGTACTTGCTGTTCCCCAGGATGGCCGCGATCGGGTCGACGTACTGCGACTCGTACTCGGTGAGCCCGGCGGCGGTCGCCGGGATCTCGCCGTTGGAGGCGAGCGCCGCGCAGTCCCGGCCGGGAAGGTCGTAGATGACGACCTCGAACAGGTTCGCGCCGCTCGCCACCGCGTTGTCGAGCTGGGCCTGCAGGCCGCGGTGGGTGCTGTCGCCGGCGATGGCGCCGATGTGGTCCATCCAGATCGAGGTCTGGTAGCCGGAGACCTTCGCCTCGGCCGTGCCCAGGGTGCCGCCGTCGGCGCTCGCCTGGGAGTTCACCTCGGCGACGTAGTCGGGGTTGAGATACGGGGTAGCCCCGACAAAGGGGTTGGCCAGGTGGGTGACCGCGGCGTGCGCCGACTGTGCCGCCGCGACCGGGACGAGCCAGGCCGCGCCGAGCGCTGCGGCCGCGGCCGCCACACGCAGTCTGCGCAAGGGTGGGTGCGCCACTGTGTACTGCCTCTCTGTGGACGGAAGGACGATGGGAGCGGTCCCAGATCAGCCGGAGTTCCGGAGGGGATTTCCCGGAACGGCGACTGTCGGAAACAGCGGGACCGCACCCGTCATCGGAACGGGGAGGGTGGGAGCGCTCCCAATCGTTGACCGCATCCGACGGACCGTCAAGAGTCTTGACCGTGGCCAGGAAAGTTCCACCGACCTTCGCACGATCCCTGTCCCCCGACCGCTCCCTGTCGCTACCTTGGGCGGCGGGCAGGCGTGGGAGCGCTTCCGATTCGGGTCCACCACCTCGAAGTCATGAAGGAGCGTCATCTCCATGCGCATGCGTCCACGCGCTCAACTGGCCGCCGTCGCCGCCACTCTCGGCGGCTGCGCCGCCGCGGTGATCCCCCTGGTCCCGGCCTCGGCCTCGCCGGCCGCGACACCGGCCGCGACCAACGGCCCCGCCTGCAGCGTCAGTTACGCCGTCACCAACGACTGGGGCAGCGGCTTCACCGCCGCGGTGACGATCACCGACACCGGCAGCGCCCCGCTCTCCTCCTGGACGCTCGGCTACGCCTACGCCGGCAACCAGACTCTCTCCTCCGGCTGGAACGGCACCTGGTCCCAGTCCGGCCACAACGTCTCCGTCGCCGCGCCCAGCTGGGCCGCGAGCATCGCCCCCGGCGGCTCCTACACGACCGACGCCAACTTCTCCTACTCCGGCGCGAACACGGCGCCGACCTCGTTCACCGTGAACGGCCTCGCCTGCGGCCCGAACGCCTCGCCCTCCCCGTCCGCGAGCGCCAGCGCCAGCCCGAGCGCGAGCCCGACCCCGACGGGCAGCCCCAGCCCGACCGGCAGTCCCTCCGCGAGCCCGACCGGGACACCCGGCGCGGCGCCGGCCCTGCACGTGTCCGGGAACAAGTTGGTCGACGCGTCCGGACGCACCGTCACGCTGCACGGCGTGGACCGCTCCGGCGCGGAGTTCGCCTGCGTCCAGGGCACCGGACTGTTCGACGGCCCGGTCGACCAGACCTCGGTCTCCGCGATGACCTCCTGGCACATCAACGCCGTCAGGGTCCCGCTCAACGAGGACTGCTGGCTGGCCCACTCGAACGTGAGCGCGGCCTATGCCGGGGCGAACTACATCGACGCGGTCAAGGCCTATGTGGCACTGCTGGAGAAGAACGGCCTCAACGTCATCCTCGACCTGCACTGGACCGACGGCGCCTACACCGGCAACTCCTCCGGCTGCGCGTCCGCCACCGCCACCTGCCAGAAGCCGATGCCGGACGCGGCCGGTGCGATCCCCTTCTGGAGCTCCGTCGCCTCGACCTTCAAGGGCGACAACGCCGTCGTCTTCGACCTCTTCAACGAGCCCTACCCCGAGCGGGCCACCGGCAGTGAGACCAGCGGCTGGGCCTGCTGGCGCGACGGCGGCACCTGCCCCGGCATCGGCTACGCGGTCGCCGGGATGCAGTCGATGGACAACGCGGTGCGCGGTGCAGGGGCGACCAACGTGGTGATGCTGGGCGGCCTGGCGTACTCCAACGACCTCACCCAGTGGTCGGCCTACGAGCCGACCGACCCCACCGGCAACATCGCCGCCTCCTGGCACTCCTACAACTTCAACACCTGTTCCAACAGCTCCTGCTGGAACTCCCAGCTCTCCCCGGTGCTGGCGAAGGTGCCGCTGGTCACCGGCGAGCTGGGTGAGAACGACTGCGCCCACGGCTACCTGGACAGCCTGCTGCCCTGGCTGGACAGCGCCGGCGCCTCGTACCTGGCGTGGACCTGGAACACCTGGGACTGCAGCTCGGGCCCCGCACTGATCAGCGCCTACGACGGCACCCCGACCGCCTTCGGCGCCGGCTTCAAGGCCCACCTGGCGACGCTCGGCTAGCCCGCCCCGGGATGCTCGTGGCCGCCGAGGGCATGCGCAGGTCGGCGGCCGTGGGACGGGGCTGTGGGACAGGGGGCTGTGCGGCGCACCGCTGCACCGCCCCCCTCCCTGGCCGCGTGGCGCAGGTGCACCCGGAACGGTCCGAGGCCGAACTCGCCCCTCCGGCATCCGGCTGCGGGTCAGGTGGTCAGGATGCGCTGCTTCGCCTGGGCGAACTCCTCGTCCGTCAGCATGCCCTGCTGGTGCAGGGCCCCGAGCCGCTCCAGGTTGGCAAGGGCCTGGTCGTCCAGCGCGCCCGGCGCCGGTGCGGCTGCCGTCTCGGCGGGAGCCTGGGCAGCCGGGGGCGGCGGGGCGACCGGCGGCTGCGAGGCCGCGGCCGCTTGCTGGTGTCGGGCCGCGACCCGTCCGGAGACGGCCGTGGCGGTGCCGGCGACGACGGCCGTGCGGGCTGCGGTGCCGATGAGTCCGGGGCGCCCGCCCCGGCCGACGCGACGACCAATCATGATCTTCTCCTCGTCTCCACGGTCTCCACGGCGAAGCAGTTCGGCCGTGACCCCGCCGGAGCGGCGCTTCCGGGCGGAGACGTCACTGGCCGATGGCGGCCAGGTCCTCGGCCACCACGCTGGCGGGTACCTGCTCGCGCGCGACGAGCACACCGCCCGCCTCCCTCAGCGCGCGCGTGAGCCGCGCCGCCCAGGAGTTCTCCCAGACGATGATCGCCGCGGAGCTGTCGGGCGGGATCTCCTCGCAGATCGAGGCGAGGTCCTCGTCGCTGAGCAGCCCGCCGATCTCGCCGTCGACGTCCGCGAAGGCCGCGGCCTCGTCGGCCGGCAGCGCGTCGAGCTCGAGGATCTCGACGGTGCCGTCGACGTCCCGCTTGATGAACGTCAGATCGATGATGCGGACGACGCCCTCGGTCGTCAGGCGCCGCAGCTCGGGGGCGATGTCGCCCTTGAACTTGTTCCCGGGGAAGGCGATCACCGCGTATTCGACCGGTCCGATGTCCATCGTCGCCCTCCACTCCATGAGCCCTGGCGGCGGGCCCTTCCCTCCATCCTCCGCCCGCCGCATGCTCCGGGCGACCGGGGCTCCCTCCTCACGGGCGGGTCGGGCGCGGTCAGCCGACGAGCAGGGCCAGCGAGCCGTCCGCCTCCACCAGGAGCCCGACCTGGGAGAGATCCGTGGCGAGCACGTCGGCGGCGAGCTCTCCCGGGTCGTGCGTGGTCGTCAGGGCGATGGTGTGCATCCCCGCCGCCCGTCCGGCGGCCAGTCCGGCCGGGGAGTCCTCGACCACGACGCAGCGGTTCGGCGCCACGCCGAGCCGCCCGGCGGCTTTCAGGTAGGCCTCCGGGTGCGGCTTGCCGCGGCTGACGTCCTCCGCGCCGACCAGCATGGGCACGGTGAGGCCGAGGGCGGACAGCCGGCGCAGCGCCACCGTCCGCGCCGCCGCCGTGACGACGGCCCAGCGGTCCCTGGGCAGCAGCGAGAGCAACTCCTCGGTGCCGGGCAGCAGTCTGGTGCGGGCGGCGTCCGCCAGCTCGAGCTGCTGCACCCTGGCCACGGCCGCGTCCGCCTCGGGCCCGGGCAGCAGATCCGCGATCACCTCCCGGGCCGGACGGCCGATGTAGCCGACCTCGTCCAGCCGCGCCGCACCCACGCCGAACTCCTCCGACCACCGGCGCCAGCATCTGCGCACGGAGTCCAGGGAGTCGATGAGGGTGCCGTCGTTGTCGAAAAGCACGGCATCGGCGGTCAGCACAGCGGGGGCGGAGAGGTGCGCGCTCACAGCGGGGACTGGTCCTTCGCGTCCGGGAGGGTGGTCGGTTACCACTCCAGCCTCTCCCGAATCAGCGGATCATCCAAGGGGCCTAAGTCCTCTTCCGCCCCGTCCGACGCGGAGCGGGCCGTCAGGCCCCGCTGCCGTACATGAGCGAGCCCGGCGTGGTGAGCAGCTCCCCCGATTCCAGCCAGGTCTTCAGGCCGGAAAGTATCATCGGCCAGCCGCCGTACAGCTCCTCGTTGGCACCCTCGCGGAGCTGGTCGTGGGTGACGGTGAGCCGGCAGGAGTCGCCGACCGGCTCGATCTCCCAGGTGACCCTGGTCGTACCCTCCGCCTTGACCTCGTCGCTCCAGAGCGCCGTCATGCTCTGCACCAGCCGACGCGGCGGATCGACCTCCAGATGGACGCCCTCCCCGAGAGGGCCCGGCGCGCCGGGCGCGGACATCCGGAACGCGCCGCCGGGCACCGGCTCGCCCGTGATCCGGGCGCCGAAGTTGTACTTGGCCCGGATCTCCGGGTCGGTGATCGCCTGCCACAGGCGTTCGGGAGTGGTGCGGATGTAGATCTCGAAGACCTTTTCCATGGTCGACTCCAGATTGCGCTTGAGATCGCTCAGCGCCGCAGCCCAGGGCTCGGCGTACTTGCTGACCCAGCGGTCGTGGACCAGCCGGATCGGGACGGGGTTGAGAAAGTGCAGCTTCTCCCGGCCCTGGCGTCGGGTGACGACCAGGCCCGCCTGCTCCAACTGCTTCAGGTGCTTCATCACGGCGAAGCGACTCGTCTCGAACCTTGCTTCCAGCGCACTCAGCGTCTGGCCGTCGCTCTCGAACAGCGCGTCGAGGAGGGCGCGCCTGGTGGGATCGGCCAGGGCTTTGAATACCTCGTCCACGCCTCGACCATAGGTGACCATTCGGTCACATGTCAAGGAATGGGTGATTTTTCCCGGTCGGGGCTTGTGACCAGCGGCAACAACAGGGCAGCATGTCCGCAACCTCCCCACGCACGCTGCGAGGTCCCCCTGTTCTCCATTCAGCGCAGCCCTGTCCGGCGCGACCCGGCGCGGCCTCTCCCCGGCCAGCGCCGATCAGATCGGCGGGAGCCTGCCCTCCTGGCCCGCCCCTCGGACCTCCCCCCGCAGGAGACCCTCTCGCCGCCGGCGGCCGCCGCGCCGACCGCCGCGGGCGACCGGCGCCGTTCCACCCGCCCCGCCGTCGCCTGGCTGGTCGCGCTGGCCCTGGCGGGAGCCACCGGCGCGGCGATGCCGAGCGAGGAGCTCGGCAATCCGCACACCGCCCCCGCGAACCGGGTCGACGACCGCGTCGGCGCGCTCTTCACCGGCGGCCTGGGCGGCACCCACTACTGCACCGCCAGCGTGGTGGACAGCCCCGAGGGCAACATGATCGTCACGGCGGCCCACTGCCTCAGCGGCACGGACCAGGACAAGGTCTTCGTCCCCGGCTACCGCGACGGCAACGCTCCGCTGGGCGTCTGGCAGATCGCCTCGACCGTCGAGGACCCGACCTGGACCGCGGACGGCGACGCCGACGTCGACGTCGCCTTCGCGTTGCTCAAGCCGCTCGACGGACGCACGGTGGAGCAGGTCGTGGGCGCCAACAGGATCGCGGTCGACGAGGGCTTCGACCACCTGGTCACCATCACCGGCTACCCGGACGTCTCCGACGAACCGATCACCTGCTCGAACCTGGTCGACCGCTTCAGCGCCACCCAGATGCGGATCGACTGCACCGGCTACAGCGACGGCACCAGCGGCAGCCCGTGGCTGATTCCCGGCCAGGGCGGCCCCACCGGCGACGAGGGCACCGTCGTGGGGGTGATCGGCGGCTTCGAGGAGGGCGGCTACACCGACGACATCTCCTACAGCTCCTACTTCAGCGACCGCGTCGCCACCCTCTACCGCGCCGCGATCGCCCGCGCCCGGAACGTCTAGCGGAACGCCCGGCGGGACATCGGGCGGAACGCATGTCGCACAGGCGCCGGCGCGGGCCGCGGGGTCAGGCGCCCGGGTACCAGGCCAGGGCGTGCGCCTCGGCGAGGGTGTCGCGGACCTGGCTGCGATAGCGGCTG
This genomic interval from Streptacidiphilus rugosus AM-16 contains the following:
- a CDS encoding trypsin-like serine peptidase — encoded protein: MRKVLLPVAAAGLITLTAPGVGQGATPGPELQAAATVAVTAADSGAGSAAASQAYWTPQRMRKATPLDLLPSGAALTATSPAPAVAGRPASVPPQPAERTAGGPARPSPQTVFASSAAGRVFFHNPRNGADYSCSASALNSPSRQLVVTAGHCVHGGRGGTWMTKWVYVPDYHNGTAPYGVFAAKSFRAFQAWITSSSLARDVAMVTTWPNNGRKLVNVTGGNGLSWNASRTTPVAVLGYPSNYYQAQVQMYCTGWTGPERGTTRVQIHCRYGQGASGGPWLRSYNTSSRLGYVDGVTSTVTLSTGWDQSPYFDTAVAALYKAQGSLT
- a CDS encoding glycoside hydrolase family 6 protein, producing the protein MRRLRVAAAAAALGAAWLVPVAAAQSAHAAVTHLANPFVGATPYLNPDYVAEVNSQASADGGTLGTAEAKVSGYQTSIWMDHIGAIAGDSTHRGLQAQLDNAVASGANLFEVVIYDLPGRDCAALASNGEIPATAAGLTEYESQYVDPIAAILGNSKYSNIRIAAIIEPDSLPNAVTNQSKAACQTATPYYETGVEYTLNKLHAIPNVYNYLDIGHSGWLGWSSNMGPAAQEFAKVAKATTAGISSVDGFVSDTANTTPLDEPFLPNSTLQVGGNPLDSAKFYQYNPYFDEHTYDEAMHASLVSAGFPSSVGMLIDTSRNGWGGSARPTALNSSPTTVDTYVAANKVDQRPFRGDWCNVNGAGIGARPTAQPYGSSDPIIAFIWVKPPGESDGDYPTATHSHGDPHCDPNGTQTDGNGGTYPTDAIPGYDVPAGQWFAAQFQQLVGNAYPTLGASSGGDTTPPSVPGGLKVTATTSSSVSLSWTASTDNVGVTAYNVYRGGTKVATVTSGTSYTDTGLSASTAYSYTVTAQDAAGNVSVASSAVSATTSASSGGDTTPPSVPGALTVTGTTSSSVSLSWTASTDNVGVTAYNVYRGGTKVAMVTSGTSYTDTGLSASTAYSYTVTAQDAAGNVSAASSAVSATTSASSGGSAGCTATYSISSDWGSGFNANVTITNTGSKPTTTWRVVWSFGGNQTVSNMWNATYTQSGSTVTAANMSYNNAIAVGGNTSFGFGATYSGTNAAPTLTCTAS
- a CDS encoding cellulase family glycosylhydrolase, translating into MRPRAQLAAVAATLGGCAAAVIPLVPASASPAATPAATNGPACSVSYAVTNDWGSGFTAAVTITDTGSAPLSSWTLGYAYAGNQTLSSGWNGTWSQSGHNVSVAAPSWAASIAPGGSYTTDANFSYSGANTAPTSFTVNGLACGPNASPSPSASASASPSASPTPTGSPSPTGSPSASPTGTPGAAPALHVSGNKLVDASGRTVTLHGVDRSGAEFACVQGTGLFDGPVDQTSVSAMTSWHINAVRVPLNEDCWLAHSNVSAAYAGANYIDAVKAYVALLEKNGLNVILDLHWTDGAYTGNSSGCASATATCQKPMPDAAGAIPFWSSVASTFKGDNAVVFDLFNEPYPERATGSETSGWACWRDGGTCPGIGYAVAGMQSMDNAVRGAGATNVVMLGGLAYSNDLTQWSAYEPTDPTGNIAASWHSYNFNTCSNSSCWNSQLSPVLAKVPLVTGELGENDCAHGYLDSLLPWLDSAGASYLAWTWNTWDCSSGPALISAYDGTPTAFGAGFKAHLATLG
- a CDS encoding SHOCT domain-containing protein → MIGRRVGRGGRPGLIGTAARTAVVAGTATAVSGRVAARHQQAAAASQPPVAPPPPAAQAPAETAAAPAPGALDDQALANLERLGALHQQGMLTDEEFAQAKQRILTT
- a CDS encoding DUF6325 family protein, which gives rise to MDIGPVEYAVIAFPGNKFKGDIAPELRRLTTEGVVRIIDLTFIKRDVDGTVEILELDALPADEAAAFADVDGEIGGLLSDEDLASICEEIPPDSSAAIIVWENSWAARLTRALREAGGVLVAREQVPASVVAEDLAAIGQ
- a CDS encoding HAD-IA family hydrolase, coding for MSAHLSAPAVLTADAVLFDNDGTLIDSLDSVRRCWRRWSEEFGVGAARLDEVGYIGRPAREVIADLLPGPEADAAVARVQQLELADAARTRLLPGTEELLSLLPRDRWAVVTAAARTVALRRLSALGLTVPMLVGAEDVSRGKPHPEAYLKAAGRLGVAPNRCVVVEDSPAGLAAGRAAGMHTIALTTTHDPGELAADVLATDLSQVGLLVEADGSLALLVG
- a CDS encoding ArsR/SmtB family transcription factor; protein product: MDEVFKALADPTRRALLDALFESDGQTLSALEARFETSRFAVMKHLKQLEQAGLVVTRRQGREKLHFLNPVPIRLVHDRWVSKYAEPWAAALSDLKRNLESTMEKVFEIYIRTTPERLWQAITDPEIRAKYNFGARITGEPVPGGAFRMSAPGAPGPLGEGVHLEVDPPRRLVQSMTALWSDEVKAEGTTRVTWEIEPVGDSCRLTVTHDQLREGANEELYGGWPMILSGLKTWLESGELLTTPGSLMYGSGA
- a CDS encoding trypsin-like serine peptidase — protein: MGDFSRSGLVTSGNNRAACPQPPHARCEVPLFSIQRSPVRRDPARPLPGQRRSDRREPALLARPSDLPPQETLSPPAAAAPTAAGDRRRSTRPAVAWLVALALAGATGAAMPSEELGNPHTAPANRVDDRVGALFTGGLGGTHYCTASVVDSPEGNMIVTAAHCLSGTDQDKVFVPGYRDGNAPLGVWQIASTVEDPTWTADGDADVDVAFALLKPLDGRTVEQVVGANRIAVDEGFDHLVTITGYPDVSDEPITCSNLVDRFSATQMRIDCTGYSDGTSGSPWLIPGQGGPTGDEGTVVGVIGGFEEGGYTDDISYSSYFSDRVATLYRAAIARARNV